One window of Camelina sativa cultivar DH55 chromosome 4, Cs, whole genome shotgun sequence genomic DNA carries:
- the LOC109132416 gene encoding defensin-like protein 8, which yields MTYFNQMKYNDVSKLSNHVLSALLLISFILIDATTKMCLTDKICKTRNNRFLGVCLSSNNCAIICQLIEQFEGGQCEFDGAFRRCLCTKAC from the exons ATGACATACTTCAATCAAATGAAATATAATGATGTATCAAAA CTCTCTAACCATGTTCTTTCAGCCCTTCTCTTAATCTCTTTTATCCTTATTGATGCCACTACAA agatgtgtTTGACGGATAAAATATGTAAGACACGGAACAACCGTTTCTTAGGTGTGTGCCTCAGCAGTAACAATTGTGCCATCATCTGCCAACTAATCGAGCAATTTGAAGGCGGTCAATGCGAATTCGACGGAGCCTTCCGTCGTTGTTTATGCACCAAAGCCTGTTAA